The following nucleotide sequence is from Aspergillus luchuensis IFO 4308 DNA, chromosome 1, nearly complete sequence.
TGACGTATCACGTGAACATGAAGCCGACCAGCTCGTCCCAGCCACAGCGTGCACAGGCGAGCAATGATACTCCATTGGTCGTGACAGAGTGTGATCCGCCCAGCGAGAGCAAGAAATTCGGTCGCATTGTTTGGGTTCTTGATAAGCAGGCGCAAGGTCGCATCATGTCCTCACTGTTGGCGGCGGAACGGGTCCATGAGTTCGTGGAAGTTGATATTCAGGATGAACAGGGACAGATGAGAAAGGGGACGGAAGTGCGTAACTGGGAAGCGCAGAATGGAGCCCTGGCGTATGTGGTTCGCTGGATGGTGGGGGCTCAGCTGGAAGTAAATTTTGAGGTGTGGTTGCAGGATCTCAAGGAGTATGTTGAGAAGCAGACGAAGGCGCGGGAATAAGATGAGCTAGTTAGTAGGCTAGGGTGTGCCCCTTTACTTTGTACATAGTAATAATACGAGTTTGTATGGATGGCTCCTTGCTGAGAGAGTGGTTTGGTAGGGATTGCTGCATGCTGGGTAAATTGGATGAATATCCTTGGATACGTATCTAAACTCTCGACTCTCTGTTCTGTAGTGTTTTTTTCCCCGAACTCTCAAGGTCCCTGCTGGATGTGATCAAATACTCACAGTACGGGATTCCGAGACAGCCTTACAGCCACAACTAGCGTCGGCCCCGTGCGCGCTTGGCACGGCGATGTGTGCTATTCCAGAG
It contains:
- a CDS encoding SRPBCC domain-containing protein (COG:S;~EggNog:ENOG410PT6J;~InterPro:IPR023393), which translates into the protein MTAPTPKSALATMPTPNIPASEAVGHCQSVAIIDAPLQEVWDTLMDTSTFPSWNRFVPAVTIREHSGCEGGDLSPVLQAGTKMTYHVNMKPTSSSQPQRAQASNDTPLVVTECDPPSESKKFGRIVWVLDKQAQGRIMSSLLAAERVHEFVEVDIQDEQGQMRKGTEVRNWEAQNGALAYVVRWMVGAQLEVNFEVWLQDLKEYVEKQTKARE